A region from the Cryptococcus gattii WM276 chromosome H, complete sequence genome encodes:
- a CDS encoding specific RNA polymerase II transcription factor, putative (Similar to TIGR gene model, INSD accession AAW45680.1): MNDLSAASREKVRRGYRACLHCRSRKAKCDLGDIDAPSSPPCSRCKRESRECVFAPSRRGGNNKKRARTDSEDISKEDDDPPRSLARSTAEVTSGEENPAQTFPYPQPPPQPRHLSVHNLLGHSPPPARYLQQFGHTSSSTHSSPQTSFSAEHATPQTRPTLPSIQSHTATGYADSPPSPRRKRMANPPLHAADPSSIVVADMRNESDALQILALASGQAANREGEEERSDRYDGQSAAGTVDSTGMGGHQQQMRGIPSSPEKEIQLAKLAQFPLVKMGILSVEQTRRLVDMFFKCHHHFFPIIPSDGIPRTLEQLSVFAQNEKYLLATIIIISSRVENTPEMREIHERSWSVMRRWISKVQCLGEPPTIGLVESLLLLAENLPRTSCEQMSDDSTSTETEAIEEPHGVENRQAWQMIGLAVRSAYEMGLDKLGLQLIPETERTLELERAKLVWVYCYLFDRHISMRLGKGFWTRGGAVCFQGYSSSAQTGPAAALVNFPFLREIKPGDPNSEHPQDDLGSLVQAYLELTMMMSNAHDVLYPNAARTRSLVVYGEYFKYIDEMARSLDGFKILWRRKKWTLFPLTDTVWVMFYYIQLYICAFSFQAHVERATIRGEEEYKILEQRHREQGGTTKLARPSLTLFPRGAAQSPDARYIFQMCDTARELIHICVDNLYPGGALPYLPSRYLLWFTYGAIVLLKAIYSGAMLRADHKRTLDLIDRLCICFAQCSTDEEYPAVRYGKQLEALRNKLAGLSDVKPTHSPGGGGGGGGSGSQTVRLSRTQQNRAPEVRVSPLSPSQQSATSPNTLPPPQQFDPRPSLASSQPARYHVMPSEHAMNTPAWQLPVMQQYTQPVTFPYPTTPVPIPAGPSAEMPAAPYVAPPHQQPFMEFGVAQSSDGLNLGMSDHNNLGFTSLDDWFGFGAAGTGGGAGQDGNGVDDPMGLANVGLDLQDFWMNVGPGEAQGGFPFR; this comes from the exons ATGAATGATCTATCAGCCGCGTCAAGGGAAAAGGTCCGGCGAGGATACCGCGCGTG CCTCCACTGCAGGTCTCGCAAAGCAAAGTGTGATCTT GGAGATATTGACGCgccctcttctccaccatGCAGTCGGTGCAAGCGGGAAAGCCGCGAATGTGTGTTTGCGCCCTCCCGCCGGGGCGGAAACAACAAGAAGAGAGCACGTACAGACTCGGAAGACATCTCAAAGGAGGATGACGATCCGCCCCGCTCGCTCGCCCGTTCCACCGCCGAAGTTACTTCCGGCGAAGAGAATCCCGCCCAGACTTTTCCGTACCCGCAACCACCTCCACAGCCCCGCCATCTGTCTGTGCACAACCTTCTAGGCCATTCTCCGCCACCCGCTCGGTATCTCCAGCAATTCGGCCATACATCTTCCAGTACGCATTCATCTCCGCAAACCAGCTTTTCCGCCGAACATGCAACTCCGCAGACGCGACCCACATTACCCAGTATTCAGTCGCACACAGCCACAGGATACGCAGACTCCCCTCCTTCACCCAGACGGAAACGCATGGCCAATCCACCGTTACACGCCGCCGATCCAAGCAGTATTGTCGTAGCAGACATGCGTAATGAGAGTGACGCTCTGCAGATCCTTGCCCTTGCTAGTGGTCAGGCAGCAAATAGGGAAggtgaggaagagaggTCTGATAGGTATGACGGCCAAAGCGCGGCAGGCACTGTCGATTCTACCGGTATGGGAGGTCATCAACAGCAAATGAGGGGCATACCTTCGTCCCCAGAAAAAGAAATTCAGCTGGCAAAGTTGGCACAGTTTCCTCTAGTTAAAATGGGAATCCTCAGCGTCGAGCAGACGAGAAGACTTGTCGACATGTTCTTCAAATGTCACCATCATTTTTTC CCAATTATTCCGTCGGACGGCATCCCAAGGACTCTTGAACAACTATCCGTGTTTGCACAAAATGAAAAGTACCTTTTGGCaaccatcatcatcatttcGAGCCGGGTGGAAAACACGCCAGAGATGCGAGAGATCCATGAGCGCTCATGGTCAGTCATGCGTCGATGGATCTCCAAGGTCCAATGTCTCGGTGAACCGCCTACCATAGGCCTCGTTGAATCCCTCCTTTTACTCGCCGAGAACCTACCACGGACTTCCTGCGAACAAATGTCGGATGACTCTACCTCTACCGAGACAGAGGCGATTGAAGAGCCGCATGGTGTGGAGAATAGACAGGCTTGGCAGATGATAGGTTTGGCGGTGAGGAGTGCGTATGAGATGGGGTTGGATAAGTTGGGTTTGCAGTTGATACCAGAGACGGAGAGGACGCTTGAGCTGGAGAGAGCAAAGTTGGTTTGGGTCT ACTGCTACCTCTTTGACAGACA TATTTCTATGCGATTAGGTAAAGGTTTCTGGACACGAGGTGGTGCAGTCTGTTTCCAAGGAtactcttcctctgctcAAACTGGGCCCGCGGCCGCTCTCGTCAATTTCCCATTTTTACGTGAAATCAAGCCTGGTGACCCTAATAGCGAGCACCCGCAAGATGACTTGGGAAGTTTGGTACAAGCGTATCTGGAattgacgatgatgatgagtAACGCGCATGATGTACTTTATCCCAATGCGGCGAGAACAAGGTCACTTGTTGT TTACGGAGAGTACTTCAAGTACATTGACGAAATGGCGAGATCGCTGGATGGGTTCAAGATATTATGGCGACGTAAAAAATGGACACTATTCCCTCTCACTGACACTGTCTGGGTCATGTTCTACTATATACAGCTGTATATCTGTGCCTTTAGTTTT CAAGCGCACGTCGAACGAGCGACTATCCgaggcgaagaagagtaCAAAATCCTGGAACAACGACACAGGGAACAAGGGGGTACGACCAAACTCGCCAGACCGTCACTCACTCTTTTCCCACGTGGTGCTGCTCAAAGTCCCGATGCGCGATACATTTTCCAAATGTGTGATACCGCGAGAGAGCTTATACATATTTGCGTGGATAATCTGTACCCTGGTGGAGCTTTGCCTTATTTGCCTTCAAGGTACTTGTTATGGTTTACGTATGGAGCGATTGTGTTGTTGAAAGCTATTTACTCTGGGGCTATGCTCAGAGCGGATCACAAAAG AACGCTTGATTTAATCGACCGACTTTGTATTTGCTTTGCTCAATGCTCAACGGACGAGGAGTACCCCGCGGTGCGATACGGCAAGCAGCTTGAAGCGCTTCGCAACAAGCTCGCCGGGTTATCCGACGTCAAACCCACTCACAGCCCcggtggcggtggtggcGGCGGCGGCTCTGGCTCCCAGACGGTCAGACTTTCTCGCACGCAGCAAAATCGGGCGCCAGAGGTGCGCGTGAGTCCGTTGAGTCCGTCGCAGCAGAGTGCTACGTCTCCCAATACATTACCTCCACCGCAACAATTCGATCCACGGCCGTCGTTGGCTTCTTCTCAACCTGCTCGGTACCATGTGATGCCGAGCGAGCATGCGATGAATACGCCGGCGTGGCAGTTGCCTGTGATGCAGCAGTACACTCAACCGGTCACGTTCCCTTACCCTACCACCCCTGTACCGATTCCGGCGGGCCCGTCGGCAGAGATGCCCGCGGCGCCATACGTCGCGCCGCCGCACCAGCAGCCATTCATGGAATTCGGTGTCGCCCAATCATCCGATGGTTTGAATTTGGGCATGAGTGACCATAATAATTTGGGGTTCACCTCGCTGGATGATTGGTTTGGGTTCGGAGCAGCAGGGACGGGAGGTGGAGCGGGGCAAGATGGGAATGGAGTGGATGATCCGATGGGGTTGGCGAATGTCGGGTTGGATCTACAGGATTTCTGGATGAACGTCGGGCCGGGAGAG GCTCAAGGAGGGTTCCCGTTCCGGTAA
- a CDS encoding Hypothetical Protein (Similar to TIGR gene model, INSD accession AAW45485.1), which yields MADHAAAPVPLHLPAILQNPTNRAARQVEAHNAQQREKAAARRERDSRPSWTPEYNGKGKRVIRRLDNAAFASNPHIVRPTKADYTPPVPLQARPVRPSFPAGTVPRSTPVPPALIPDRDPFSPDSRQGSFSTSLKGTRAMLRKRGKRAEGLVTKADTEIRNWLGGEWGDLNAQKDGQWRVIDQRLVGYASDISGAGLISSTGRRLPTHRGLDALPDLPIENGQIPAILEISRSPAHLSWFLAESFDRLVVHLLSRYYELASWSQDLPTASGQILRVTHVVVPSIAQPNRHPIPGHSLATPETSEVSGQSSSETSYHSFSEGESSGLSEFTRSESDSDNDSDTATEMGDAEVVGYSIEEGDTTVMPIPEISDLSLSENENELTRTFSATSSRYASSEGGSDFGTLGDSLTIPRISGHESEDSMAGGWVDMDDESDFGDIPGFSRVKMDAMYNRINPRVRVSARGWESKPTFFEYLYGV from the exons ATGGCAGACCACGCAGCAGCACCAGTACC CCTTCACCTCCCCGCCATCCTCCAGAACCCCACCAACAGGGCAGCCCGCCAGGTGGAGGCACATAATGCCCAGCAAAGAGAAAAGGCAGCAGCCCGTCGTGAACGGGACAGCAGGCCAAGCTGGACGCCAGAGTACAATGGGAAAGGCAAGAGAGTAATCAGGCGCCTGGACAATG CGGCTTTTGCCTCGAATCCGCATATCGTACGTCCCACAAAGGCGGATTACACTCCTCCCGTACCTCTTCAGGCCCGCCCCGTGCGCCCATCATTCCCGGCGGGTACTGTCCCACGCTCTACGCCTGTCCCTCCAGCTCTCATCCCGGATCGGGACCCCTTTTCTCCAGATTCTCGCCAGGGGTCATTCTCCACTTCATTGAAGGGAACCCGTGCTATGCTTCGAAAGCGAGGTAAAAGGGCGGAAGGCCTAGTCACAAAGGCAGATACGGAAATCAGAAACTGGCTCGGCGGCGAGTGGGGTGATTTGAATGCACAAAAAGACGGGCAGTGGCGAGTCATTGATCAACGGCTGGTTGGCTATGCGTCCGACATTTCGGGAGCTGGGTTGATTTCATCTACTGGCCGAAGACTTCCCACACATCGAGGCCTTGATGCTttgcctgatcttcccaTCGAGAATGGTCAAATTCCTGCCATCTTGGAAATCTCGCGCTCGCCTGCGCACTTGAGCTGGTTCCTTGCTGAAAGTTTTGACCGTCTCGTCgtccatcttctttctcgTTATTACGAGCTTGCTTCGTGGA GCCAAGACCTTCCCACAGCTTCTGGCCAGATTCTTCGAGTCACTCACGTCGTCGTCCCTTCTATCGCGCAGCCCAACCGCCACCCCATCCCTGGTCATAGTCTAGCCACTCCAGAAACTAGCGAAGTCTCTGGCCAATCATCTTCCGAAACCAGCTATCACTCGTTTTCCGAGGGCGAGTCGAGTGGATTGAGCGAATTTACCCGGTCCGAGAGCGACAGCGACAACGACAGCGACACTGCAACCGAAATGGGCGATGCAGAGGTCGTCGGGTACTCTATCGAGGAGGGCGATACGACCGTCATGCCCATACCGGAGATCTCGGACCTGTCTTTATCGGAAAATGAGAATGAATTGACAAGAACTTTTTCAGCTACGTCTTCTCGATATGCGTCCTCAGAGGGCGGTTCCGATTTTGGCACTCTGGGCGATAGCTTGACGATCCCAAGAATATCAGGTCATGAGAGTGAAGATAGTATGGCTGGCGGATGGGTAGATATGGACGACGAGTCTGACTTTGGGGATATACCCGGCTTTTCGCGCGTGAAGATGGATGCCATGTACAACAGGATAAATCCAAGGGTGAGGGTATCGGCAAGAGGATGGGAGAGTAAACCCACGTTTTTTGAGTACTTGTACGGTGTATAG
- a CDS encoding uncharacterized protein (Similar to TIGR gene model, INSD accession AAW45509.1), with protein MFFHLSALSVFLVIAFILIYYRARLFPLAARFLPDTIVNQLSHYTPLESYSFADQAEAGMSSGNFDLEANNGEGSGEGRLGLDEAGVEEVRRIMAIERCTFDQARLIRHNRILAKNGIAPDGTPLDRKAITHL; from the exons ATGTTCTTCCACCTCTCGGCACTTTCCGTGTTCCTTGTCATCGCATTCA TCTTAATCTACTACCGAGCACGCCTCTTCCCTCTTGCCGCCCGTTTCCTCCCGGACACGATCGTCAACCAGCTATCCCACTATACACCATTAGAGTCTTACTCTTTCGCAGACCAGGCGGAAGCGGGGATGAGCAGCGGAAACTTTGATTTGGAGGCGAATAATGGGGAGGGAAGTGGTGAAGGGAGGCTGGGGCTTGATGAGGCTGGTGTGGAGGAAGTCAGGCGGATCAT GGCGATTGAGCGATGCACGTTTGATCAGGCGAGGTTGATAAGGCATAACCGCATTCTTGCCAAGAACGGTATTGCGCCCGATG GAACTCCTCTTGATAGAAAGGCTATTACTCATCTTTGA
- a CDS encoding U2 snRNP auxiliary factor small subunit, putative (Similar to TIGR gene model, INSD accession AAW45372.1), with protein MASHLANIFGTEQDRVNCSFYLKIGACRHGDRCSRKHIKPQFSQTILLPNVYNNPGHTPEGQNMSAEELQADFDRFYEDFFIELAKYGNLQEMIVCDNVGDHLLGNVYARFEYEAEAARAVQALNDRWYAMRPLHAELSPVTDFRESCCRQNELGECKREGFCNFMHLCHPTRSLVSALQASQRVSRRRAHKGAEVDSGGMGWTPAVAAGGEGDLGWMPERRY; from the exons ATGGCTTCCCATCTCGCAAACATCTT CGGTACAGAACAAGATCGTGTCAACTGTTCTTTCTACTTGAAGATTGGTGCCTGCAGACACGGCGACAGATGTTCAAG AAAACACATCAAGCCTCAATTCTCACAAACCATCCTCCTTCCCAACGTCTACAATAACCCTGGCCACACACCCGAAGGTCAAAATATGTCTGCAGAAGAGCTCCAAGCGGATTTTGATAGGTTTTATGAAGATTTCTTCAT TGAACTGGCGAAATACGGAAACCTCCAGGAAATGATTGTGTGCGACAATGTCGGTGACCACCTTCTCGGAAACGTGTACGCGCGATTCGAATACGAAGCAGAAGCAGCTAGAGCAGTTCAAGCGCTGAATGATAGATGGTATGCCATGAGACCGCTGCATGCCGAGTTGTCGCCCGTGACGGATTTCAGGGAGAGTTGTTGTCGTCAAAACGAGTTGGGGGAGTGTAAACGTGAAGG ATTTTGCAACTTTATGCACCTTTGCCACCCTACAAGATCCCTTGTTTCAGCGCTTCAAGCATCACAGCGTGTCTCAAGAAGACGGGCACACAAAGGTGCCGAGGTGGATAGCGGAGGTATGGGATGGACACCGGCAGTCGCAGCAGGCGGAGAAGGTGATTTGGGATGGATGCCTGAAAGGCGGTATTAG
- a CDS encoding uncharacterized protein (Similar to TIGR gene model, INSD accession AAW45483.1~Hypothetical UPF0001 protein YBL036c) has product MSAPISLEYTRDRAEDLKENIAAVQYDVAHAAGAGAKPRLVAVSKLKPASDIKALYDAGHRHFGENYIQEMVDKAAVLPEDIKWHFIGSLQSNKSKLAASVPNLFILETLSSIKVADLLQKSLPPSRTSKLNVYLQVNTSGEDSKSGLSPLPSSTADSKSTELVDLAVHVIEKCPGLKLLGIMTIGSWDASHDPTKPNPDFECLKRTRAELAKVLAEKGVPAAPREDELELSMGMSADFVQAIKEGSSSVRVGTRIFGERPKKK; this is encoded by the exons ATGTCGGCACCCATATCCCTCGAATACACCCGCGACAGAGCCGAGGATCTCAAAGAGAACATTGCCGCTGTCCAGTACGATGTCGCTCACGCTGCAGGTGCAGGCGCCAAG CCCCGCCTGGTCGCCGTTTCCAAACTAAAGCCCGCTTCTGACATTAAAGCTCTTTACGATGCCGGGCACCGTCATTTTGGGGAGAACTATATCCAGGAGATGGTCGACAAGGCTGCTGTT CTGCCAGAGGATATCAAGTGGCATTTCATCGGCTCTCTCCAAAGCAACAAATCAAAACTCGCTGCAT CTGTTCCGAACCTCTTTATCCTCGAGACACTCTCCTCCATCAAGGTCGCCGACTTGCTCCAGAAATCTCTCCCGCCTTCACGCACATCCAAACTCAACGTCTACCTCCAAGTCAACACCTCTGGCGAAGACTCCAAATCCGGCTTATCGCCCCTCCCCAGCAGCACCGCCGACTCGAAATCGACCGAGCTCGTCGACCTCGCCGTACATGTGATTGAAAAATGCCCGGGACTCAAGTTATTAGGCATCATGACCATCGGTTCTTGGGACGCTTCCCATGACCCAACAAAACCGAATCCCGATTTCGAATGTCTCAAGCGCACCCGCGCAGAGCTGGCAAAGGTTTTAGCGGAGAAGGGTGTGCCAGCTGCGCCCAGGGAGGACGAGTTGGAGTTGAGTATGGGTATGAGCGCCGATTTCGTACAGGCCATCAAAGAGGGCAGCAGTAGTGTTAGAGTAGGTACCAGAATCTTTGGCGAGCGACCAAAGAAAAAGTAG
- a CDS encoding transport-related protein, putative (Similar to TIGR gene model, INSD accession AAW45370.1) — MSGLSLAQQLKQLHSNNESVPDPENAYSNLDSHDIQRKGDEGREHYVDVGPSRLRMELGGAGGGTLTGPKYEGVKTGRMKIFDDDDEEESGGEEGSEGEGDEDGDEDEEEDEEDFDEEEDEEDDEDDEDEEDEEEEEQTHSRVNGPKQVLDPVASLRNSRLKDIEKGQAIRKQKALFESLITLRITFQKALTASNTIPTTLPEDPENELVSKKASILKSLSELNERLFTLRKSITLPGESEEEISLGKRKRDAGDDAQGEAYWIEAAKESLDIADRSHPQLLPILNKWSSKIQAASLQLGSKQAGGSKFLQQMKNGAGGVVEAIESGINSKREAEKTLMESEETGYRALLREVIESRSGSGPAADLTHLRREKKKKREAERGGSKGRKLRYTVHEKAQNFVVSIPLSQGWHEEQVDELFSSLFGGVGMKGATSEKIVGLDVGNADEGLAELGGLRVF; from the exons ATGTCCGGCCTTTCACTCGCCCAACAGCTCAAACAGCTCCATTCCAATAATGAATCTGTCCCGGATCCCGAAAACGCCTATTCCAACCTCGATTCACACGATATTCAGCGAAAGGGCGATGAGGGACGAGAACATTATGTTGACGTGGGACCATCTAGACTGAGGATGGAGCTCGGAGGGGCTGGTGGTGGGACTTTGACAGGACCAAAGTACGAAGGTGTGAAGACTGGGAGGATGAAGATTtttgacgatgatgatgaagaggaaagtGGAGGCGAGGAGGGCAGTGAGGGTGAGGGtgatgaggatggtgatgaagatgaagaggaggatgaagaagattttgatgaggaagaagacgaggaagatgatgaagatgatgaagacgaggaggatgaggaagaggaggagcagACCCATTCTCGAGTCAACGGCCCAAAGCAAGTGCTTGACCCCGTCGCTTCTCTCAGAAATTCTCGTCTCAAAGACATCGAAAAGGGTCAAGCAATCCGAAAGCAAAAA GCTCTCTTTGAATCCCTCATCACTCTCCGTATCACTTTCCAAAAAGCGCTCACTGCTTCCAACACTATCCCCACCACTCTTCCCGAAGACCCTGAAAACGAACTCGTTTCTAAAAAGGCTTCCATCCTTAAGAGTCTCAGCGAACTCAATGAACGACTATTTACATTGAGAAAATCTATCACTTTGCCAGGAGAAtcagaagaggagattTCACTCGGCAAGAGAAAAAGGGACGCGGGTGACGATGCTCAAGGGGAAGCATATTGGATAGAAGCTGCCAAGGAATCATTGGATATTGCCGACAG ATCCCATCCCCAACTCTTACCCATCCTCAATAAATGGTCAAGCAAAATTCAAGCGGCCTCATTACAGCTCGGCTCAAAACAAGCAGGTGGAAGCAAGTTCCTACAACAGATGAAGAACGGTGCTGGCGGCGTTGTTGAAGCTATCGAATCTGGTATCAACAGCAAG CGCGAGGCTGAAAAGACACTGATGGAGAGTGAAGAAACTGGATATCGAGCTCTGCTTCGTGAAGTTATCGAGTCTCGATCTGGTTCTGGTCCTGCTGCCGACTTGACCCATttgagaagagaaaagaagaagaagcgaGAGGCTGAGCGTGGTGGTAGTAAAGGAAGGAAGCTTCG TTATACTGTGCATGAGAAAGCGCAAAACTTCGTTGTGTCCATTCCCCTTTCTCAAGGATGGCACGAAGAGCAAGTGGATGAGCTTTTTTCAAGTCTGTTTGGCGGTGTAGGCATGAAGGGTGCAACGTCTGAAAAAATTGTAGGCTTGGATGTTGGCAATGCAGATGAGGGGCTGGCAGAGCTTGGAGGTTTGAGAGTATTCTAG
- a CDS encoding vesicular-fusion protein, putative (Similar to TIGR gene model, INSD accession AAW45481.1), with product MPSRAEELFAKAEKKAASSVGWFGSSSSKWEEAADLFSQAAVAYKIDNKWQESGQAYEREAACRLRVNENNDAMNAFHNAAKSYKKSNPEAAVTALHQAIKLLIESGLFRQAADREKEIANIYAQDGIDQAKARDSFVRAGDWYKQEDANATANQCYQQAAELSADLGDFQKSMELYQTVADWSLTSPLTKYSVKEYWLRAALCSMAMGDLVTTHKLLTEFAQKDLTFPSTREAKFAKDLMDACEEADLERFTGTVYSYDQVTKLDNWKTGVLLKIKRALEEDEGGLT from the exons ATGCCATCCCGCGCAGAAGAACTCTTCGCAAAggcagagaagaaggccgCCTCCTCAGTCGGATGGTTCGGCAGCTCGTCCTCCAAATGGGAAGAAGCAGCCGACCTCTTCAGCCAG GCTGCGGTCGCATACAAGATCGACAACAAGTGGCAAGAGTCCGGCCAGGCTTACGAAAG GGAAGCAGCATGCCGCCTCCGTGTAAATGAGAACAATGATGCCATGAACGCGTTCCACAACGCTGCCAAAAGTTACAAGAAGAGCAACCCCGAGG CCGCTGTGACTGCGTTGCACCAAGCGATCAAGCTGTTGATTGAATCAGGTCTTTTCAGGCAAGCGGCGGATAGGGAAAAGGAAATTGCCAACATCTATGCGCAAGATGGTATCGACCAGGCCAAGGCGCGAGACAGTTTTGTGAGAGCAGGCGATTGGTACAAGCAGGAGGATGCCAATGC AACGGCGAATCAATGCTACCAACAAGCCGCCGAGCTTTCTGCCGATCTTGGGGATTTCCAAAAATCCATGGAGCTGTACCAAACTGTGGCCGACTGGAGCTTGACAAGTCCTCTCACAAAGTATTCTGTCAAGGAGTACTGGCTGCGCGCTGCTCTTTGTTCAATGGCCATGGGC GATCTGGTCACGACCCACAAACTGCTCACTGAATTTGCGCAAAAAGACCTGACATTCCCCTCTACGCGAGAAGCCAAATTCGCCAAGGATCTTATGGACGCGTGCGAGGAAGCGGATTTGGAGAGATTTACTGGTACAGTGTATTCATACGACCAAGTGACCAAGCTGGATAACTGGAAGACTGGTGTGTTGCTGAAGATCAAGCGGGCGTtggaggaagacgagggCGGTTTGACATAG
- a CDS encoding mitochondrial ribosomal protein, putative (Similar to TIGR gene model, INSD accession AAW45511.1), which translates to MALPRSALALRGFLRPPAALNAAASSSRYVSSSPVTPPRNPETALPVPLPGIKFLSMPPLTPLPPPHGIHVATLHLQAHHPYNLDLVAQFAVHAAHSLSIPTSFPAFLPREKSLYTVLKSPFVKKKAQENFERRTHKRAIKVYDADREAVDLWLRYLRQNGLPGVGMKAYIHEWVDFGFGSKEAEGKNEVEMEVEETRIQDAAEELVKALGEGEGKSS; encoded by the exons ATGGCTCTCCCCCGCTCAGCACTCGCACTGCGCGGCTTCCTCCGCCCCCCCGCCGCTCTCAACGCCGCTGCTTCATCTTCGCGCTACGTGAG CTCGTCCCCCGTGACCCCCCCCCGCAACCCGGAAACCGCGCTCCCCGTCCCCCTGCCCGGGATAAAATTCCTTTCCATGCCCCCCCTCacccccctcccccccccccacGGCATCCACGTGGCCACCCTCCACCTCCAGGCCCACCACCCGTACAACCTCGACCTCGTGGCCCAGTTTGCGGTGCACGCCGCCCACTCCCTCAGCATCCCCACCTCCTTCCCCGCCTTCCTCCCCAGAGAGAAGAGCCTGTACACCGTGCTCAAGTCTCCCTTCgtcaagaagaaggccCAGGAAAACTTTGAGCGTCGGACACACAAGCGCGCCATCAAGGTGTACGACGCAGACCGCGAGGCAGTGGATTTGTGGCTCAGGTATCTCAGGCAGAATGGGCTTCCCGGCGTCGGTATGAAGGCGTATATCCATGAATGGGTTGATTTCGGGTTTGGCAGCAAAGAGGCCGAGGGGAAGAACGAGGTCGAGATGGAGGTCGAGGAGACGAGGATACAGGATGCGGCCGAGGAGCTGGTCAAGGCTTTGGGcgaaggagagggaaagtCATCATAG